The window acactttttaaaagtatactgTTAAGAATTAGTCTTTAAAGTACCTCTCTTTAAGACAATGAAAAAATGAGGCCGCTTAAATGTTAAAAcgtaatgatttaaaatgtacagtaaaagtTTAATGTGAcgttatttacactttttaaaagtgtccTCAAGTATGTTAAGAAAAAGTCATGAAAATGACTTTAAGACACTTAAGAGGCCACTGAAGTGTTAAAACCTAATGacttaaaatgtgctttaaagtaaaatgattaattcgacattatttacatttattttacatttgtaaaagtgTACTTAAGTGTGTAAAGAAACAGTGATAATAGTGTCTCTTTTTAAgacacttaaaaaataataggCCACTTAAGTGTTAAAacgtaataattaaaaaaagtgaaatgtttaatttgacaTTGTTTCCACTTTGTActtaaaaatgactctttttaaGAGActtaagtggccttttatttcatACATACATGCCACATATATAgtttatgtattatgtgtaatctgtggttgaaaaaaaatgattggaaGTGCACtacacatttattacaattaaaggCACTTTTTTTAACAGCGGTCtatgaaaatattcatatttgctaTGCAAATCACTAATGtagtcatttaaaaagttaattattactctcattttcattatatgcatttaatacgTAAGAAGGAATAATACTGTTTTCTTTCCCTTCTGTCCTGGAAGCTTCGAGCTCACGTTTTGGCTCTTCGCTTGCGGGTGACGACCGCAGTATTTCCGGTTCCTCTGACGCTTCAGACACGAGCCAATCAGATGGCAGCGTCAGCGGTCGTCCTGCGGCGTGGAGCGACCTGCTTCTGCCCGGCTCTGCTGAAGCGTCTCAGGTCCCGGCCGATCCCGTTCGCTCGCGGAGGCTGAAAGAGTCCGGCCGACAGAACTCGTCCGACAGCGGCATCGCGACCGGCAGCTTCTCGTCATACAGCGGGAGTCTGGACGCCGCCGGTCCGGGAGAGGAGTACGGCGCTCTGTTTAACCCCTGCTCCTGCTCGTCCTGTCCCGTCCATGAATACCAGGTTCCCTCGTCCCTGCGGTTCCTGTACGACTCTCCCCGGAGCCTGCTGGAGGCCAGCAGACACAGCAGCGCCTCTCAAGACGAGCCCTGCGCCGAATctcccagccaatcagattcagagCTCGATAAAGGGGAGGAGTCACAGACGAGGAACGGCCTGAGAAAAGCGGGGGAGGTTTCGGGTTTATCCTGTAGTAAAAACTGCTGTTCACTTCCTCCTGCTGGGATGAAATCCCTCTTCACTTCCTGCTCCGTCTGCGGAGGACTCAAGGTATATACACCTCTCAGGGTTGTTGTAGTTATAGGGTTAATTCATGAAAAACCtccgttcatcttcagaacacaaattaggatAAAACCTGAGAGCTCTGACCCTCCTATAGATAGAAAGGTTACTACAATCAATGCACAGAAACATAAGGACATCAGTAAAATAGTCCAGATGACACAGTCCAGTGGTTTAACCGATGTTATCACCGAACGCAATCGGCATAATCAGCGTCGTTTAGGAGCTAGCTAGCAAGTTATCTTCTGGgttactctccaaaatggtggaaGATGCTAACTTGAGAAGaagaatgttaaaataaacccaagtttaaaatgaaagagtGAATTGCAACATAGGTCCCTATTACATATTATACTCATTTCCGTTGTTCTGCACATGAActgcagtgttatttttttattattattataattttttttttttttattgatgtgtTCATTGCAATTACATTTGCCTCTGTTGTTGATTCCCGTGCTCTGTGTGTCTGTTCAACAGGGCTCTTTTCCACATCATTCACTGCCCGCTGCGTCAGGTGAGATTCATACAGCACTGCTTAAACGCTTCATGAGTCTTTATCTGGACTTTAGCGTTCTTTTAAAAAGGGCACTTATGACAGAAGTAATTAACTGAATGCAATGGTTTTTGAACACTTAATTGCATGTAAAtggaaatgacattaaaattagttatatcatataacatattaaatgcagtttgCAGAAATTTAGATTGCTTTTTCGACACACTTAAGTGGGATTTTAggacataatttttttgtaattccatAATACtgttgtctttaaaatatgGATAAGCTGAGTGTATTGACCAGCATTTTTGATCAACTAGAATATACATGTCCTTTATTAAACTGtcctgtattaaaaaaaaactatttacaatttatattgcagtatattaacatattcagtatgttagtcaacacatcaaaataagcgtacttctttaaaacaagacaaagattattaaaaacacGATCAACCTCTAAATAGTGGACATTATTTCAAAggacactttttaaaaagtctacTTAAGTGCGTCTCTTAAGCGgcctttcatttcattaatacTATTCGATCTGCAAAGtcttttaaatacacattatgtctttaaatatttgttagcTGATATACAGCACATATAGCTAATAAGTACAGACACACTCTTAAAGCGCCAGGTGAACATTCGGCCACACCCACCGAGCCACCCGCCAATCAGGAGCCGGCGGACATCAGACCCGCGTCCTCGACCAATCACGATGCGCGGAAGCCCTCGTCTGAACGCTCGCCGACCAATGAGGAGAAGCGAGCGGAGGACGGAGACTCCGGTCTGTCCGATCTCCTGTCGCTCTACAGTCCTGCGGCCAGATCGCTCAGGAGCAGCGTCTACGAGGCCATGGCCGCGTCCAGACACACCGTCCTGTACGAGAACTGTGTCCAGTGCAGGAGAGGAGAGGGCAGCTGCCGGAGACCCGCAGCTCCGTCCAGAGACCCGAGGAGAAACGTCTCCGAGTCGCCCTGCTCCTCCGCGGTCGCTCTGCAGAGAATCCCTGCGGAAGGTAAGAGAGCGTCTCGCCGGATTGGTCTCTAACCCTCTGAGGACCCTTCCAGTCTTCTCCTCCTACCTCCTGGAGCCTCTGTCTAATCGAATTAATATTACCTTTCTTCTTCTGCCTGCAAACCcgtctgtgttgttgtttcCCGTGTCTGAGAAGGTCGGGACGGATGAAGATCCTCAAGCGCGTTTGATGCACGCTCACTTCCAAGTGCGAGACGCCGTTTAGGTTTTTTGGCAAACCCGTGTTTTTAGACGAACAGTTTCTCGCTTCACGCGCAAAGCAGACCTCAAACTATACTACACAGAAGAACAGATCGGTACGCTGGTGTGGGAGAAAATATCTTTTAATGGAAAACGAccatgtgtgtttgttcacaGATAACAGAGAGAGAATATGGGCCGAGAAAGGAAGAACGGATCCTGCTTATGAAGTGATGGACGGCCGATCCCCAGACAGGAGCCCGGAGGTGACCGTCTGAATCACAGCGGATAGAAGTGTGCCAAAAATACAGCACTGCATCTGATCTGTCCCTCAACGGCAGCCGCTCCGTTAACCCTCCATACTGACACCAAACTAAAAGGACAAAACTTAAACctaattcaaaatgttaaaaaactaaaatgggaACGTTTGAGAGTGTGTTGGTTAATAATAgcatatattgtttgttttttggtttaaaataaatttatactGTGTACAATAATATCTTCTgaatatatatgctttatataaCGCTCCTCGTTTTAATTTGGTTTAACTTGAAGTGCTTAAATAGCTACAGCTGAAACCAGAacaggatttttaaaataaatcaacaaaaaaaatgtaaaaataaaaactatttcattGATTTCATTGTATTAAAAACCTCAAGGTCACTGATGAAAAAATAAcgaacttttaattaattatttaattatttaattaattaaaaattccaTCACCTACCTATCAGTTACCAactatatatactgtgtataaaaataatgatacctactatatataaaataagtaactttgctATGTTAattagcagtcattagagtattagtagaatggctgcttaatatcttttaacaATCATCTTATTTTGATGGATCCACAGCATACAACataccaaataaataacatttgttaactattaactgtgacttttccctcaatacatTCTTTATTTGCTGCGCTAGTTGTTTAGTTTAAGTATCAGagaggattagggatgtagaaaaaGGTCATGTAGAgcaatgtgcttaattagcactaatatatGCCTAATATGCGTGCTAATAACTAATAGATGTAACCATATAATAAAGCGCCACCAGGTCTGATGTGTTGGGTAGTTGCCGTTAAGGCTGTTATCTAAAAAGTGCAGTAACAGCTCTACCTAGTGgttatttacacacaaaatgtaatcataaaaaaaatatatatatatatatatatatatataatttaaatatcatattaaattacttaatttgtatttttttaacaataaaacaataagtcATGCAGGGTTTGAGATGGAGGAGTTGAACGCAGTATACTCTATTAAGAGTCAGTCGTGCGAAACTTCTTCATGAAGGCTTTGTCATCCGTTCTCAAATCCAGAGCACTTACAGTGAAACCTTCTGAACCTGTACAGACAGGTCACGCGGTGAACCGGTGCGGACATGTTGCTTTTTAATCAGAAACCGCGCTGATTAAGGTGTGTTTTTCCGTGAATAAacgtctctgtctctgtcaggAGGAGCGCAGCAGGAACGAGCTCCAGACGCCTTCGCAGAAGACTGAAGGTGAGCGCACCTCTGCGTGAGCtgttcggtgtgtgtgtgtgtgtgtgtgtttccgtGACcctcacgtgtgtgtgtgtgtttctgtgtccagGGCCGACGGACAGACCGAGAGGAGACGCGGTGACGTACGTCAACATCCCCACCAGCCCCGCGTCCAAAAAACAGCTGCATTACATGGAGCTGGAGCTGCAGGAGTCCAGCGCCGGAGTCAGAGGTGCACCGCTGTACACTGAGCATAACAGTCATATTTAAATGAGCCGAAGAGAAGCGTGGCACACCTCCGTTGATACCATGAGCTGCTTGCATTAATATGATAGCTTAAGTTCAACTAAATAATAAGTATAGCACTCAGTATGACGCAGCTACAAACTTGTTTTCTCTatattgtgtgtctgttttgtttgtcagtACGGTAACTTTTATTagttaatgtgttaattatGAGCAGTTATGGTCAGTTTGATTACAAAGATCCTATTAAGATTGTGTGATTAAGTAATGTGTTTATACTGAACTGTACAATAACAGATACACAGAAGCAGTACTTAACTGATTGGGCCAGGATTTCGTTTCTAAAGGCGGCACAATCACATTTAATCagctttatttatgattttatagcTTTTCAGATGGGtgataaatttgtattttctgcttttgtgcATAGCTGAATGTGTTCTATAATCTATAGAATATTTACTtttgataaatgcattattagaaataaaatgcagtgcTTCATTTTGCAGCAAAGTTGAACTGTTTGGTTGACACTTGTATGCGTTTAGATGTAATCGAATTGCTCTCACTGACGCTCTTGCGTTCGTCGTCGTAGGAAAAAGCTCCAGCAAATACGCTCAGATCGACATCATGGCGACGGAGGCGGCTCACAGAGCgggttcccagcatgcactggggCGAGAGGAAGGCCTGCAGAGACTGGAGCAGCAGAGGAGACGCCGAGGTCTTCCTCACGCTGAAGAGAGATCCACTCTCCTCTGGACAAGCTGACCAAAACACCCTCACGGTCCAGACAGTGTGCATATAGTGTAGTAGTGCTCGTTTCCTCATGTATAATCACTATGTAGTGAACAGGGAAGGAGTCTCCGGTCAGCCGCTGCTAGATAAACGTGTTCAATGCACAGAAccagaaatgcagttttttattcatttttatgatttcgttttaaaatgctgaatatttGTTGTATTGCTTTCTAGTTGCATTGGTATGAAAGAGGCTGCATTTGTGTAGCATGTTTAGTCTTTTTATGAACAGAgagtcatttttacattaaagtgttgattttgtattttgtacattaCAGTACTGTAtgttctcattttctttttcgctctaggtttttatttatttttttgcagtcatGTTGTCATATATTGTGGTATGATATGATACCATCTCATACTGACCCTTCTCGATatagatattatattatttggtTATTATAACAACATGATActgctaataatattttttgttattgctaatgtgctataaaataaaatattgttcagtattgttagttaatattatttaaaaataattattttgcctcatgtttttctatttctttcattAAACCCTCAAACTTTGTTTCGGTGGAAAACTTGGATATTTGGGAATCATTTTCATCTTCATAAACTGGTAAAATATtcctgtttccacaaaaaaaaaaaaaacgtaatctTTACCAAATGTTCTAATGATGTTTGACATGAAAGAAAATTGCTATCTCCCATTTCTAGCTGTGTGATGGAAgcataatgtaatatttcttaatGATTTGTTAATGAAAGTTATTAGAAAGTGTTATTAGCGGTGACTTACTAATGAGGATCAGTCCTACAGAAGTGTTTATACTGAGGatgattattacaattcaatTGTTTTGGGTCTTTATGATTGTAAGAAATTGATGCTTCAGTTCAAGGATGAATTAGATTGATTGAAAagactgtaaaatataaagtcTTTGTTATATTCAGGGACACGTCAGCAGTGAAATACGGTTCAGATATGGCCACCGGAGCTGACTGTAGCTACTTTtcaatgtttatgtttatacCAGCCACGCAGAAGACTCTTAGATGCAGTTCTCCACGCTGCTGCAATAAAGATACACGCCTACATCTCTACATAAAAATTATTCCTAGTGCGGTGGCTGTAATATACATAGAACTACCAACATCCAGGCAGACTGAACCAAGTAGCAGACCCAGGTCAATGTGTCTCCAGGGGAATGGAGACCAAGTGGTTCAGACAATCTGGAATATCTCCAGGAGGGCATAGGTGGGCCTCTTTGCCACAGAAGACAGCTCTCGTTACCCAGAAATCTTTTCTCGAAGGGGTGAGACGCTCTGGCTCACGACTGACCTAGCAGTTGCCTGTATGCCTTCCCTCCAGAAGCCTTGTTTCTTCAGGTCATCTATCAAGGAAGTAGGTCCGTTTTACGGCCCCACTCTGAAAGGAGCAGTTGTGGTTCCCTGAGTTAATATTCCAGATATCATTACCCTTCTAGCTCTTCATAACTCCGAGGACAAGCAAGGGCTCTAATATCCTCTCCTTGGTCTGGGCCTTAAGAGTCTTTAGAGCTCTCTACCCATTTTCGGCAGTCGAAGCATCTCTTTGTTTCCTTCAGCAGCTGTTCAAGAGGTCTTCCAGTTATTAAGATGAGACTTTTCCACTAGACAGTTGATACTTTAGCCTTGGCTTAGGCCTCGGTGGGCTTGCATTGTACAACTGGAGTGAAGGCCCGCTCCACCAGAGGAATGGCCGCATCCTGGGTTTGGTCCATTGGAGTCTTTATCAAACCTTTGCTACGTCATTTTACTGCGTGTCCCTGTCCTTCAGGCAAGGATTATGTCTACCTTGACATACTGCTACCCTCTTAGAAGGACATGATTCTTGTTGTTGAAGACCTCGGCCTAGTGGCCTGGGTTTTGTTGATCTGTAGAGCTACGTTTTATCCTATGCCTGTTTTTAGCACTGTGCTATCGTTCCGCTTAAGTGTATTTTACAAAGACCATTTAGACAGGGATTCAAGATTCTAGAGCTTTACTGTCATGTGTACCAGAGTTCAGTTCAATTCATACTTTGTTTACACCTCACAAGAATGTCAGGATAGATATAACTTACGTGTAGAAAATCTAGAATATGCAGTAAAGAAAACCAAATCAATGAGAAAGAAGAACCAAATAAAATAGAGAAGAGAAGAATACAAGAACATTGAGAGAGGCAGAATCTAGAGGAACAGatgagaagaaaagaagaagatgaGAAATTAAAACAGGCTTTAGATGAATGGTACCAGAGACTCCAGAGTGAAATCAGGGAAATGATCCAGGAAAAGAGAGAATAGAAAGAGAGACGAAGACAACTAGAGGATTTTAAGAAAGAAAGgtaaaagaaaattaacaaaagtcttttgatgaaatcctgaaactcctggaagaaaaaagtgaagtgaagagagaaagaagagatgaagaaCTACTCTAAAAATTGATGCTTCACGACAGGTGAGTGTTCATGAATCTTATGTTCTGTTTCAATATGTTTTCTTTACTGAATGATTTGTGTTGGTCTCAATTCCCAAAGGTCTCGGCCTACAGAAAACTGGAGGATGAATACAGGAAATGGTCCTTGAGTCTTTACAGAGCCATGAAGGAAACCAAGATCAAAATACTTAACCAAATAGAAAGTCAAAGATTTCATGAGGTTGAGGAAACCGATCTTCAAAGAGAACTGAAGGAGACGAGTAAGAATTGGAAAAGTCAATGTTAAATGAGAAATTAAATGAGCACCAAAACCTGAAGGTGTATCATCCCTGGAACAATCCTAAAAACACTGTCTATGAGAAAAAGCAGAGAAattgccctgaaactcaaagtaaaagtaaagatGGAGAAACTCTGAATGAGACTTTTGATAAATTCTGGATCAGTATGTGAAGAAGCCTATTAGAAACAATCCTTTGCTCAATGGGTACAATGATATTTTCACCACGTCAAATTATTCTGAGTGAGCCATTTTCAAAAAGCCCCCAAGAAAAGGCACTCGAGTGGCTCAGACATCTCTCAAAGGATGACGTTCCAGTAGAAAGTTCTTCAGTGGTATCAGTCATAagttttgtttcagttgttcAACATTTCAAAGATGGCCAACAACATCAGCTGAAATGTGTGTTCATGGAGGAATCCGTCATGGATTTGGTTTATTCCATCTGTAGGAGCATAAACAAGACGAAGTCACCCTGAGAAGCATGTGGAGGAGAAGACATCAGAGTACTACAGGGTTGTCCACAAATGCTGTCACAAAGCCGCATCGGTTTTTGATCAGAACATCTGTCTGAAACTCCAGATGTCCATTGAGCGGAGAGTCTACAAGAAGTCTGCGACTGACCTGGCAGTCCATTCCTGAACGAAAACAGATTAACAGAAAACAGATAAAGATTTTCGTAAGAAATGCGCCGATGCTGGTTTGTGTTTGAAGCATTTTAACACAGCGGCTTCTCTGAAATAGGCCTCAGCGGCGTCAGACACAATAATGTTGATGATTTCTCCCTCTAGTTGATGTGCTAAGACACGACCTTTCTGCTGTAATGTCTGAGATCAGCAGAACATTCAGTGCCAGCACTTTTCCATTAAATATTGACTGAGGAATCTCAGTGCTGAGATTTTAAGTCAACGGGACTTTTCCTGATGGTGCATAAAATATTTGAGAAGGTCATTCTTGAAACAGTATTCCATAAGATGAAGAATGAGACACTCTCTTGTAAGTTTCTCCTAAGATCATGAGCTTGTGCGGAACTTCTTCAGAAACATTATACCGGTATCTGGAATGATCtgcatttcaaaacaacatatttCCTAAAACATGCTGTACTGATAAAGATCAACAcgttttatgcatttctttaattttctgTTGATTACATCAGAATCTGGCTCTCACATGGTTTGCTTGAACTCTTCTGACTCAGAGCAGTTCTACAGAGGCAGCAAACACCTGGTATGTGTCCTGTCTGAGGGTAACATTCAACATACAGTTACTTCTCTTTTATATCACGTTTATAAAACACGATTTGGTTTACAGAGATTCCACTTCTTCTTATGTATTGACTGCATGCTATTCATGTAATAAGACAAATAATTACAGtatgcattgtattttatgtttccAGGTGTTTCTGACACACGTCTGCCTCAAGGTGGCAACATCGAGCAGCTCTTTACTGTTCACCTCTATAGTGTAAAGAACACAAGTTagattttcagttcattttaatgcacattgatttttttttttttcattcacaaattCTTGTTCATTTCACATATTAAATGTGagagtagaaaaaaatatatcatgtctgtccatctatccTTTATGTATTACGTTTTACAGCGTATGAGCAGGTCGATATTTATCATGATAACTAAGTGTTTATATTGCTCAGTTAAACACTGCTGAATTATGGGAGTTTACAGATACAGTAAGAGTTGCGTATGCCTTGTTGATTTTGATAAATTGATTTGTttgattaataattacattattatttgttgtgctgtaattttttgttagtatttaaatgctgttattgtgatttaagttcatttattaAACGACAGTAATATTAAATCACAAACACCTCCTCCTCTATAAAAGCGGTTACAGACTCTGCGTGGTTATAAATAGAGAGAGAGGTGAGTTAACACAAGCAGACTGTAAATCATGACTCACTCTGAATTGTGTCCATCAATCAGTGACTTTTAATGAGACAGCaggaacgtgtgtgtgtgtgtgtgtgtgtgtgttaatgacgGCGAGAGTGTTCTGGATTCTGAGTGGGCAATTGTAATAGATTCAGCAAAAATGCACCGCATAGATGTGCAGAGCACAGaaag is drawn from Puntigrus tetrazona isolate hp1 chromosome 7, ASM1883169v1, whole genome shotgun sequence and contains these coding sequences:
- the dok7a gene encoding protein Dok-7 isoform X1, translated to MSDTVIEGAARLRDGKKWRSRWLVLRKPSPVADCLVLSVYKERGVKERSVTLEHICGLEACAGGDGVPFVLSVLCLGQTAVLGFDSREALQSWDLRLRYCLGEVHSFSVSVLPGTKLESGPATLHLCNNALVIAKDLPAVIIGHWNLLDLRRYGPVSNGFVFEGGTRCGYWAGVFFLSCAEGEHISFLFDCIVRGISPSRGPFGLKPPLPEPSAQDRLKHEAEELERRLSLLSHSTASSSRFGSSLAGDDRSISGSSDASDTSQSDGSVSGRPAAWSDLLLPGSAEASQVPADPVRSRRLKESGRQNSSDSGIATGSFSSYSGSLDAAGPGEEYGALFNPCSCSSCPVHEYQVPSSLRFLYDSPRSLLEASRHSSASQDEPCAESPSQSDSELDKGEESQTRNGLRKAGEVSGLSCSKNCCSLPPAGMKSLFTSCSVCGGLKGSFPHHSLPAASAPGEHSATPTEPPANQEPADIRPASSTNHDARKPSSERSPTNEEKRAEDGDSGLSDLLSLYSPAARSLRSSVYEAMAASRHTVLYENCVQCRRGEGSCRRPAAPSRDPRRNVSESPCSSAVALQRIPAEDNRERIWAEKGRTDPAYEVMDGRSPDRSPEEERSRNELQTPSQKTEGPTDRPRGDAVTYVNIPTSPASKKQLHYMELELQESSAGVRGKSSSKYAQIDIMATEAAHRAGSQHALGREEGLQRLEQQRRRRGLPHAEERSTLLWTS
- the dok7a gene encoding protein Dok-7 isoform X2; this translates as MSDTVIEGAARLRDGKKWRSRWLVLRKPSPVADCLVLSVYKERGVKERSVTLEHICGLEACAGGDGVPFVLSVLCLGQTAVLGFDSREALQSWDLRLRYCLGEVHSFSVSVLPGTKLESGPATLHLCNNALVIAKDLPAVIIGHWNLLDLRRYGPVSNGFVFEGGTRCGYWAGVFFLSCAEGEHISFLFDCIVRGISPSRGPFGLKPPLPEPSAQDRLKHEAEELERRLSLLSHSTASSSRFGSSLAGDDRSISGSSDASDTSQSDGSVSGRPAAWSDLLLPGSAEASQVPADPVRSRRLKESGRQNSSDSGIATGSFSSYSGSLDAAGPGEEYGALFNPCSCSSCPVHEYQVPSSLRFLYDSPRSLLEASRHSSASQDEPCAESPSQSDSELDKGEESQTRNGLRKAGEVSGLSCSKNCCSLPPAGMKSLFTSCSVCGGLKGSFPHHSLPAASDNRERIWAEKGRTDPAYEVMDGRSPDRSPEEERSRNELQTPSQKTEGPTDRPRGDAVTYVNIPTSPASKKQLHYMELELQESSAGVRGKSSSKYAQIDIMATEAAHRAGSQHALGREEGLQRLEQQRRRRGLPHAEERSTLLWTS